A genomic region of Saccopteryx bilineata isolate mSacBil1 chromosome 1, mSacBil1_pri_phased_curated, whole genome shotgun sequence contains the following coding sequences:
- the LOC136334225 gene encoding zinc finger protein 709-like, with protein MMDSVTFEDVAVNFSLEEWALLDSLQKKLYKDVMWETFMNLASIGGKWEDHDIEDQDKNQGRKRRSYMVERLCERKDGSQCGENFSLIPYLNLNKKTLPRVKSWEYRVHGEVFTHHSSHNGDIGCCTGHNPSDHQKYGEKPHKCSVCGRGFTYIQLFEKHEQSHNGEESYKCKECGKAFVWLKSPQRLTITHTADALHTCEVPGKTFSSSAPLRTCERAATGEKPYEYKLYGKAFRYYKNFQRHEKNHPGEKPYGCKKCSKTFRYPSYLQVHERSHTEEKPYECKECGKAFRYYSSLQMHERSHTEEKPYKCKECGKAFRYYSSLQPHERTHTGEKPYECKKCSKAFIAPSYLRNHERIHSAEKPYECKDCGKAFSFYSSFQMHERTHTGEKPYGCKQCGKAFRYYRSLQTHERTHTGEKPYECKHCGKAFICRTTIQRHMKLHTGNTPYGCKECGKAFTCLSLYQRHERTHTGEKPYACKQCGKAYSNHSSLQRYERSHTGEKPYECKECGKAFVCNNIFQIHMMRVHTTEKPYKCEECGKAFSHPYSFRRHEKLHWIKPLEYK; from the exons GACTCAGTGACCTTTGAGGATGTGGCTGTGAACTTTAGTCTGGAGGAGTGGGCTTTACTAGATTCTTtacagaagaaactctacaaagATGTGATGTGGGAAACCTTCATGAATCTGGCCTCCATAG GGGGAAAATGGGAAGATCATGACATTGAAGATCAGGACAAAAACCAGGGGAGAAAACGTAG AAGTTATATGGTAGAGAGACTCTGTGAAAGGAAGGATGGTAGTCAATGTGGAGAAAACTTCAGCCTTATTCCATATCTCAATCTGAACAAGAAAACTCTTCCTAGAGTAAAATCATGGGAGTACAGAGTGCATGGGGAAGTCTTCACACATCATTCATCCCATAATGGGGACATTGGGTGCTGCACTGGACACAACCCCTCCGACCATCAGAAATATGGAGAGAAACCACATAAATGTAGTGTGTGTGGAAGAGGCTTCACTTATATTCAGTTATTTGAAAAACATGAACAAAGTCACAATGGAGAGGAATCATataaatgtaaggaatgtgggaaagccttcgtGTGGCTCAAAAGCCCTCAAAGACTCACAATTACACACACTGCAGATGCTCTTCATACATGTGAGGTGCCTGGGAAAACCTTTAGTTCTTCAGCTCCTCTTCGAACGTGTGAAAGAGCCGCcactggagagaagccctatgagtATAAACTCTATGGAAAAGCCTTTcgatattataaaaattttcaaagacatgaaaagaatcaccctggagagaaaccctatggaTGCAAAAAATGTAGTAAAACCTTCAGGTATCCCAGTTACCTTCAAGTACATGAAAGGAGTCACACTGAAGAGAAACCGtatgaatgtaaggaatgtggaaaAGCATTCAGGTATTACAGTTCCTTACAAATGCATGAGAGGTCTCACACAGAAGAGAAACCGTATAAATGCAAGGAGTGTGGAAAAGCATTCAGGTATTACAGTTCCTTACAACCACATGAAAGgactcacactggagagaaaccctatgaatgtaaaaAATGTAGCAAAGCGTTCATTGCTCCCAGTTATCTTCGAAACCATGAAAGAATTCACAGTGCAGAGAAACCTTATGAATGTAAGGattgtgggaaagccttcagcttTTACAGTTCCTTCCAAATGCACGAAAggactcatacaggagagaaaccctatggaTGTAAGcaatgtgggaaggccttcagATATTATCGTTCCTTACAAACACATGAAaggactcacacaggagagaaaccctatgagtGTAAACATTGTGGTAAGGCCTTCATTTGTCGTACCACCATTCAAAGACACATGAAACTGCACACTGGAAATACACCTTACGgatgtaaggaatgtgggaaagcaTTCACTTGCCTTAGTTTGTATCAAAGACAtgaaagaactcacacaggagagaaaccctatgcaTGTAAGCAATGTGGGAAAGCCTACAGTAATCACAGTTCCTTACAAAGATACGAAAGGagtcacactggagagaaaccctatgaatgtaaggaatgtgggaaagccttcgtTTGTAACAACATTTTTCAAATACACATGATGAGAGTGCATACTACAGAAAAACCATATAAATGTGAAGAATGTGGGAAAGCTTTCAGTCATCCCTATTCCTTTCGAAGGCATGAAAAGTTGCACTGGATCAAACCTCTTGAATATAAATAG